A single genomic interval of Psychroserpens sp. NJDZ02 harbors:
- a CDS encoding polysaccharide biosynthesis C-terminal domain-containing protein, whose product MSVLKKFFKDTIIYGLATVLPRLMNFVLVPLHTGKLVTSSFSDSTTFYIYAAFFNVLLTYGMETAFFRFFSKSEEKDKVFSTTFISLVVTTMLFLMGILVYNQELSSWIGINQLYFNLLIGVIVLDTLVVAPFAYLRATGRPIKFASIKIANILTYVILNYFFLWAIPKFGFSFSWYDSTDLVQYIFISNLFASILTFILLIPYFFKTKLQFSKTIFKQLISYGWPIMVAGLAYVINENFDKWILPNLLDKDINGAYSGCYKIAMFMTIFIQAFRLGAEPFFFSHANEKNAKQTYALIMKYFVIAGSFMLVFIISYLDVFKGLIVKDESYWIAIKIVPIVLLANLCLGIYFNLAIWYKLTDKTRYGMYLSIVGAILTIAFNLIMIPKIGFIAAAWATLAAYGVMMVLSYILGQKHYPVPYNLKQILGYLGSAIGLSIIALTTNSNYYINTILVLVFLGLIVLFEKKELKQLLKK is encoded by the coding sequence TTGAGCGTATTAAAAAAATTTTTTAAAGACACAATTATTTATGGTTTAGCGACCGTTTTACCTCGTTTGATGAACTTTGTTTTGGTTCCTCTTCATACTGGTAAATTAGTAACCAGTAGTTTTTCGGACAGTACTACCTTTTATATTTATGCGGCCTTTTTTAATGTGCTATTAACTTATGGAATGGAAACAGCTTTCTTTAGATTTTTCAGCAAATCTGAAGAAAAAGATAAAGTGTTTTCTACAACATTTATAAGTCTTGTGGTTACAACAATGCTTTTTTTGATGGGTATATTGGTCTATAATCAAGAGTTATCCAGCTGGATTGGTATTAATCAGCTCTATTTTAATTTATTAATTGGAGTTATAGTTTTAGATACACTTGTAGTAGCTCCTTTCGCCTATTTGCGTGCTACAGGAAGGCCTATTAAATTTGCATCTATTAAGATTGCTAATATTTTAACTTATGTAATACTAAATTATTTTTTTCTTTGGGCTATTCCAAAATTTGGATTCAGTTTTTCATGGTATGATAGTACAGATTTAGTACAATATATATTCATCTCCAACCTATTCGCTAGTATTCTTACTTTTATATTACTTATACCTTATTTTTTCAAAACTAAACTACAGTTTAGTAAAACAATTTTTAAGCAATTAATTAGTTATGGATGGCCAATTATGGTTGCTGGTTTGGCTTATGTAATTAATGAGAATTTTGATAAATGGATCTTACCTAATTTGTTAGACAAGGATATAAATGGGGCGTATAGCGGATGTTATAAAATAGCAATGTTTATGACTATTTTTATACAAGCTTTTAGATTGGGAGCAGAACCTTTTTTCTTTTCTCATGCTAATGAAAAAAATGCAAAGCAAACGTATGCTTTAATAATGAAGTATTTTGTTATTGCCGGAAGCTTTATGTTAGTCTTTATAATTTCTTATTTAGATGTTTTTAAAGGATTGATAGTTAAAGATGAAAGTTATTGGATAGCTATTAAAATAGTACCAATAGTGTTACTTGCTAATTTATGTTTGGGTATATATTTTAACCTAGCAATTTGGTATAAATTGACGGATAAGACGCGATATGGTATGTATTTATCTATTGTTGGCGCAATATTGACTATAGCTTTCAATTTGATAATGATTCCAAAAATCGGATTTATTGCTGCTGCTTGGGCAACACTCGCGGCTTATGGCGTTATGATGGTTCTGTCTTATATTTTGGGGCAAAAGCATTATCCAGTACCTTATAATTTGAAACAAATTTTAGGCTATTTAGGAAGCGCCATAGGATTATCTATTATTGCATTAACGACCAATTCTAACTATTATATAAACACTATTTTAGTTTTAGTATTTTTGGGACTTATTGTCCTTTTTGAAAAGAAAGAACTAAAACAATTATTAAAAAAATAA
- the atpG gene encoding ATP synthase F1 subunit gamma translates to MANLKEIRNRIASVSSTMQITSAMKMVSAAKLKKAQDAITAMRPYSDKLTELLQSLSATLDEDSGSKYAEQREVNNVLIVSITSNRGLCGAFNSNIIKQTQHLISNVYADKKVSVLAIGKKSNDAFTKKGVVIGNQSAIFDDLTFNSVADIAEMLMGKFIRGEFDKIEVVYNKFKNAATQEVMTEQFLPIVPMEGGADNNSDYIFEPSKLEIVEELIPKSLKTQLYKGIRDSFASEHGARMTAMHKATDNATELRDQLKLTYNKARQASITNEILEIVGGAEALNN, encoded by the coding sequence ATGGCTAATTTAAAAGAAATACGTAACAGAATTGCTTCAGTATCTTCAACGATGCAGATTACTAGTGCCATGAAAATGGTGTCTGCTGCTAAATTGAAGAAAGCTCAAGATGCTATTACAGCAATGCGTCCTTATTCGGACAAGTTGACTGAACTTTTACAAAGTTTAAGTGCAACATTGGATGAAGATTCAGGAAGTAAATATGCGGAACAACGTGAGGTTAATAATGTATTAATTGTATCCATAACGTCTAATAGAGGATTGTGTGGTGCTTTTAATTCTAACATTATTAAACAAACGCAACATTTAATTTCTAATGTGTATGCAGATAAAAAAGTGTCTGTTTTAGCTATTGGTAAAAAATCAAATGATGCGTTCACTAAAAAAGGAGTTGTAATAGGTAATCAAAGTGCCATATTTGACGATTTAACTTTTAATAGTGTTGCAGACATTGCAGAAATGCTAATGGGTAAATTTATTAGAGGCGAATTCGATAAAATCGAAGTTGTTTATAATAAATTTAAAAATGCAGCAACGCAAGAGGTAATGACAGAACAATTTTTACCAATTGTACCTATGGAAGGTGGAGCGGATAATAATTCTGATTATATCTTTGAGCCTTCTAAATTAGAAATCGTTGAGGAGTTAATACCTAAGTCTTTAAAAACACAATTATACAAAGGTATAAGAGATAGTTTTGCTTCAGAGCATGGTGCACGTATGACAGCAATGCATAAAGCAACAGATAACGCTACGGAGCTAAGAGATCAACTTAAATTAACGTATAATAAAGCGCGTCAAGCATCAATTACTAATGAAATATTAGAGATTGTTGGAGGGGCAGAGGCTTTAAACAATTAA